A genomic region of Devosia ginsengisoli contains the following coding sequences:
- the yihA gene encoding ribosome biogenesis GTP-binding protein YihA/YsxC: protein MSEVDYSPDMIERGRLLFARPFLFVKGCVRIADLPPMDRVEIAFAGRSNVGKSSLINALCGTSSLARTSNTPGRTQELNIFESQSESLRIVDMPGYGYAKAPEDKVRQWTRLIHQYLTGRATLRRVYVLVDGRHGPKDNDLTVMNELDKAAVSYQVVLTKADKPSAGELTKVISATQAAITKRPAAHPQVILTSSLKGEGLRELRTEIAMLLES, encoded by the coding sequence ATGAGCGAAGTCGACTATTCGCCCGACATGATCGAACGCGGCCGCCTGCTGTTCGCGCGGCCCTTCCTTTTCGTCAAAGGCTGCGTGCGCATTGCCGACTTGCCGCCGATGGACCGGGTCGAGATCGCCTTTGCCGGCCGCTCCAATGTCGGCAAGTCGAGCCTGATCAACGCGCTGTGCGGCACGTCCTCGCTGGCGCGTACGTCCAATACGCCGGGCCGTACGCAGGAGCTCAACATCTTCGAGAGCCAGAGCGAAAGCCTCAGGATCGTCGACATGCCCGGCTATGGCTATGCCAAGGCGCCCGAGGACAAGGTGCGGCAATGGACGCGCCTCATCCATCAATATCTCACCGGCCGCGCCACCCTGCGCCGCGTCTATGTGCTGGTCGATGGCCGCCACGGTCCCAAGGACAATGACCTCACCGTCATGAACGAGCTCGACAAGGCGGCGGTCAGCTACCAGGTGGTGCTGACCAAGGCCGACAAGCCGTCGGCGGGCGAGTTGACCAAGGTGATATCAGCCACCCAGGCCGCCATAACAAAGCGCCCGGCGGCGCATCCGCAGGTGATCCTGACGTCGAGCCTCAAGGGCGAGGGCCTGCGCGAATTGCGCACCGAAATCGCCATGCTGCTGGAAAGCTGA
- the yidC gene encoding membrane protein insertase YidC, giving the protein MENNRNIILAIVLSMVVLFGWQFFVAGPQLERAQQQAQIAAEQQAAADAALATPATPGEAAATPAPSGTQTYASREEAVAASQRVSIDTEDLSGSINLTGARIDDLRLKQYRETVDANSPVITLLTPAGVPNAYFAEEGWVPVTGANIAVPDSRTLWSVEGANTALTTTTPVTLVWDNGAGLIFRRTISVDEHYLFTISQAIENQGAGDVALYPYARVVRHNTPHVANFFIQHEGPHGVLGDNNLISKKYTDLQNDRQVTYENTSGWLGFSDKYWATAVLPPAGTALNARFNWSNAAGYDDYQTSYVETTPVVVAAGATATRESYLFAGAKEESVISAYQSEYGFDRLELLIDWGWLHFITKPMYYLLSFLYSIIGNFGVAVLCVTVIVKAIFFPLANRSYASMAAMRRVQPEMKSIQERLKDDRPAQQQAMMELYRKEKINPLSGCWPILIQIPVFFALYTVIFISLDMRHAPFFGWIQDLAAPDPTNIFTLFGLIPWDPTVLPFIGSFLHLGIWPVIMGITMWVQMKLNPPPPDPTQAMIFNWMPVIFTFMLGTFPAGLVIYWAWNNTLSVTQQYFIMKRHGAEVNLLGNILDAFKRKPKEAEPTKS; this is encoded by the coding sequence ATGGAAAATAATCGTAACATCATCCTGGCCATCGTGCTCAGCATGGTCGTGCTGTTCGGCTGGCAGTTCTTCGTGGCCGGCCCGCAACTGGAACGCGCCCAGCAGCAGGCCCAGATCGCCGCCGAGCAGCAGGCAGCGGCCGATGCCGCGCTGGCAACCCCCGCGACGCCGGGGGAAGCAGCCGCAACGCCCGCGCCATCAGGCACGCAGACCTATGCCTCGCGCGAGGAAGCGGTTGCCGCCAGCCAGCGCGTCAGCATCGATACCGAGGACCTGTCCGGCTCCATCAACCTGACCGGCGCGCGCATCGACGACCTGCGCCTCAAGCAGTATCGCGAGACGGTCGACGCGAATTCCCCGGTCATTACCCTGCTGACCCCGGCGGGCGTGCCCAATGCCTATTTCGCCGAAGAGGGCTGGGTGCCGGTCACCGGTGCCAATATCGCAGTGCCTGATAGCCGGACACTGTGGTCGGTCGAGGGCGCCAATACCGCGCTGACCACGACCACGCCGGTGACGCTGGTCTGGGACAATGGCGCGGGCCTGATCTTCCGTCGCACCATTTCGGTGGATGAGCATTACCTGTTCACCATCAGCCAGGCGATCGAGAACCAGGGCGCGGGCGATGTCGCGCTCTATCCCTATGCGCGGGTGGTCCGCCATAACACGCCGCATGTGGCCAACTTCTTCATCCAGCATGAAGGCCCGCATGGCGTGCTGGGTGACAACAACCTCATTTCCAAGAAATATACCGACCTGCAGAACGACCGGCAGGTGACCTACGAAAACACCTCGGGCTGGCTCGGCTTCTCGGACAAATACTGGGCCACCGCCGTGCTGCCGCCGGCCGGCACCGCGCTCAATGCGCGCTTCAACTGGTCCAACGCGGCCGGCTATGACGACTACCAGACCAGCTATGTGGAAACCACGCCGGTCGTCGTCGCGGCGGGGGCCACGGCTACCCGCGAAAGCTACCTCTTTGCCGGCGCCAAGGAAGAATCGGTCATTTCGGCCTATCAGTCCGAATATGGCTTCGACCGGCTGGAACTGCTGATCGACTGGGGATGGCTGCATTTCATCACCAAGCCGATGTACTACCTGCTGAGCTTCCTCTACAGCATCATCGGCAATTTCGGCGTCGCCGTGCTCTGCGTGACGGTTATCGTCAAGGCCATCTTCTTCCCGCTGGCCAACCGGTCCTACGCTTCCATGGCCGCCATGCGCCGCGTGCAGCCGGAAATGAAATCCATCCAGGAGCGTCTCAAGGACGATCGTCCGGCCCAGCAGCAGGCGATGATGGAGCTGTACCGCAAGGAAAAGATCAATCCGCTCTCCGGATGCTGGCCGATCCTGATCCAGATCCCGGTCTTCTTCGCGCTCTATACGGTTATCTTCATCAGCCTCGACATGCGCCATGCGCCGTTCTTCGGCTGGATCCAGGATCTGGCGGCGCCCGATCCGACCAATATCTTCACCCTGTTCGGCCTGATCCCCTGGGATCCGACCGTGCTGCCCTTTATCGGCAGCTTCCTGCATCTGGGCATCTGGCCGGTCATCATGGGCATTACCATGTGGGTGCAGATGAAGCTCAACCCGCCGCCGCCGGACCCGACCCAGGCGATGATCTTCAACTGGATGCCCGTCATCTTCACCTTCATGCTGGGCACCTTCCCGGCGGGCCTGGTGATCTACTGGGCGTGGAACAACACGCTCTCGGTCACCCAGCAGTATTTCATCATGAAGCGCCACGGCGCCGAGGTGAACCTGCTCGGCAACATTCTCGACGCCTTCAAGCGCAAGCCGAAGGAAGCCGAACCCACCAAGTCCTGA
- the rnpA gene encoding ribonuclease P protein component, protein MTASEQKPGALRRLTKRNQFQRAARGNRAGRSAFGLQVIAAEGAEPGIGFTVTKKSGNSPQRNRIKRRLRAAVTACARDFIPHHDYVLVGRREALSEPFAKLVADLGVLIQRVHTPRSSDERQSSGRGPRKPR, encoded by the coding sequence ATGACGGCCAGCGAGCAGAAGCCCGGCGCCCTGCGCCGGCTGACCAAGCGGAACCAGTTTCAACGGGCCGCCCGGGGCAATCGCGCCGGGCGTTCTGCGTTTGGGCTGCAGGTGATCGCCGCCGAGGGCGCCGAACCCGGCATCGGCTTTACGGTCACCAAGAAGTCCGGCAATTCTCCCCAGCGCAATCGCATAAAACGTCGCCTTCGCGCGGCTGTGACAGCATGCGCGCGTGACTTTATCCCTCACCATGACTATGTGCTGGTCGGACGACGGGAAGCGCTCAGCGAACCCTTCGCCAAACTGGTTGCCGATCTGGGCGTGCTGATCCAACGCGTGCACACACCCAGATCGAGTGACGAGCGCCAATCTTCCGGCCGCGGCCCACGGAAACCAAGATAA
- the rpmH gene encoding 50S ribosomal protein L34, translated as MKRTYQPSKLVRARRHGFRARMATKDGRAIINKRRRDGRKKLTA; from the coding sequence ATGAAGCGTACATACCAGCCCTCCAAGCTCGTGCGTGCCCGCCGTCACGGTTTCCGTGCCCGTATGGCCACCAAGGACGGTCGTGCGATCATCAACAAGCGCCGTCGCGACGGCCGCAAGAAGCTCACGGCCTAA
- a CDS encoding FAD-dependent oxidoreductase, which translates to MADLIRPDLCVIGAGALGIDLALLARQRGLDVVLVDIAGTELVGPAQGSLRRAAFLASAARAQAIRTAGHVGLDAAPPKPNFRAIGEHAVAVAATAAPRDAVERLAALGVAVLEGAAGFADQRSLRCGDTTIRARQFALATGAQPVIPALPGLDDVPYFTPETIADNIRKLSHLVVIGGSPQAFELAQAYHRLGSMVTLVPQGGVLPGFEPELVAILLQVLREEGLVIRDEAEVTAIVPRNQGTGVTLQTPAGEDSLDVSHILVAMGRAPVLDAALLDKLKLRRDRLRPDHLLVGSDGQTSNARVSAIGGAAGQEHPHVAARQAGLLVERLLGQGNGQLDPHKLPRFVATEPALAQLGTFAGDKSLRAGQSVLRANLAETDAARAMGQMQGAVRLVIGSKGAIAGAGAVGPGAGEIIAMLALAVSRGLTLGDLAHLALPQSSIGAALLELADRHLAQQEQPGWKRRLPALARFLP; encoded by the coding sequence ATGGCAGACCTAATCAGACCCGATCTCTGCGTCATCGGCGCCGGTGCCCTCGGTATCGATCTGGCCCTGCTGGCCCGGCAGCGGGGGCTCGACGTCGTGCTGGTCGATATTGCCGGCACCGAACTGGTCGGTCCCGCCCAGGGCAGCCTGCGTCGCGCCGCTTTCCTCGCCAGCGCTGCGCGGGCGCAGGCGATCCGTACGGCCGGCCATGTGGGCCTCGATGCGGCTCCGCCCAAGCCCAATTTCCGCGCCATCGGCGAACATGCTGTAGCAGTCGCCGCCACTGCCGCCCCGCGCGATGCCGTGGAGCGGCTGGCCGCGCTGGGGGTCGCCGTGCTCGAAGGCGCCGCTGGTTTTGCCGACCAGCGCAGCCTGCGCTGTGGCGACACCACCATCCGGGCCCGCCAGTTCGCCCTCGCCACCGGGGCGCAGCCGGTGATTCCCGCTCTGCCGGGCCTCGACGACGTGCCCTATTTCACGCCCGAGACCATTGCCGACAATATCCGCAAGCTCAGCCATCTCGTCGTCATCGGCGGCAGTCCGCAGGCTTTCGAGCTGGCCCAGGCCTATCACCGGCTGGGCTCCATGGTAACCCTGGTGCCGCAGGGTGGCGTGCTGCCGGGCTTCGAGCCCGAACTGGTGGCCATCCTGCTGCAGGTTCTGCGCGAGGAGGGGCTGGTGATCCGCGACGAGGCGGAGGTGACGGCCATCGTGCCGCGCAACCAGGGCACCGGCGTCACGCTGCAGACGCCTGCCGGCGAAGACAGCCTCGATGTCTCCCATATCCTTGTCGCCATGGGACGTGCGCCGGTGCTCGATGCCGCTTTGCTCGACAAGCTGAAGCTGCGCCGCGATCGCCTGCGGCCCGATCATCTGCTGGTCGGCTCCGACGGGCAGACCTCCAATGCCCGCGTCAGTGCCATTGGCGGCGCCGCCGGACAGGAGCATCCGCATGTCGCCGCAAGGCAGGCCGGGCTATTGGTGGAGCGATTGCTCGGCCAGGGCAATGGCCAGCTCGATCCCCATAAACTGCCGCGCTTCGTGGCCACCGAGCCCGCTTTGGCCCAGTTGGGTACTTTTGCCGGCGACAAGTCATTGCGGGCCGGCCAGAGCGTGTTGCGCGCCAACCTGGCTGAAACCGATGCCGCGCGCGCCATGGGGCAGATGCAGGGCGCCGTCCGCCTCGTCATCGGCAGCAAGGGCGCCATTGCCGGCGCTGGCGCCGTCGGCCCCGGTGCGGGCGAGATCATCGCCATGCTGGCTCTGGCCGTGTCGCGCGGCCTGACGCTGGGCGATCTCGCCCATCTGGCCCTGCCGCAATCGAGCATCGGTGCGGCGCTGCTCGAACTGGCCGACCGGCACCTGGCGCAGCAGGAGCAGCCCGGCTGGAAACGCCGCCTGCCAGCCCTTGCGCGCTTCCTGCCCTGA
- a CDS encoding sensor histidine kinase: MTAERSAPPGRFSGLSIKLIATIIAVILLVEVVVYLPSLATFRANWLDDRLRVGVVAARVLDAVPDVMALPRELTDRLLTSAGANAIVYRRQGQSQLIELASPVRPDVVVTADMRQADLMTLIVGAIDVLFASPDRTLRIVGQGDLDDSLVELLMSERPLRQDMLAYSRQIGIVSLAIAVVTAVALYLLASFLFIYPVRRLTQNMLAFRQAPENASLIITPSARRDEIGIVERELAAMESDLFSMLRQRRHLADLGLAVAKINHDLRNTLTSAQLLSDQVATLDDPKVQRLAPRLVTTLDKAIGFAQSVLDYGRETAAPPVLAPVAMLALVDDAAFEARLVGHPAIGFANAVPESLVLNVDASQLGRVLLNLLKNAREALEAAGTAIASPQVSVTVSEDEETVTLSVSDNGPGLPPRARENLFVAFEGSARAGGTGLGLAIAREITEAHGGKLLLADQPTGTRFDLILPTTLRVDV, from the coding sequence ATGACAGCCGAACGCAGCGCCCCGCCCGGCCGGTTCTCCGGTCTCTCGATCAAGCTCATCGCCACCATCATCGCGGTGATACTTCTGGTCGAGGTTGTGGTGTATCTGCCCTCCCTGGCCACGTTCCGTGCCAACTGGCTCGATGACCGGCTGCGCGTCGGCGTGGTTGCGGCGCGTGTGCTCGATGCCGTGCCCGACGTCATGGCGCTGCCGCGCGAACTGACCGATCGCCTGCTGACCTCGGCCGGCGCCAATGCCATCGTCTATCGCCGCCAGGGCCAGAGCCAGCTCATTGAGCTGGCCAGCCCGGTGCGGCCCGATGTGGTTGTCACCGCCGACATGCGGCAGGCCGATCTGATGACGCTGATCGTCGGCGCCATCGACGTGCTGTTCGCCAGTCCAGACCGTACCCTGCGCATTGTGGGGCAGGGCGATCTCGACGATAGCCTCGTCGAACTGCTGATGTCGGAGCGCCCGCTGCGCCAGGACATGCTGGCCTATTCCCGCCAGATCGGCATTGTCTCGCTGGCGATTGCCGTCGTGACCGCCGTGGCGCTCTACCTGCTCGCCAGCTTCCTCTTCATCTATCCGGTGCGCCGGCTGACCCAGAATATGCTGGCCTTCCGCCAGGCGCCCGAAAATGCCAGCCTCATCATCACCCCCTCGGCACGGCGGGATGAAATCGGCATTGTCGAGCGCGAGCTGGCTGCCATGGAATCGGACCTTTTTTCCATGCTGCGCCAGCGCCGGCACCTGGCCGATCTGGGCCTGGCCGTCGCCAAGATCAACCACGATCTGCGCAACACCCTGACCTCGGCGCAACTGCTGTCCGACCAGGTGGCGACGCTTGATGATCCCAAGGTGCAGCGACTGGCGCCGCGCCTCGTCACCACGCTGGACAAGGCCATCGGCTTCGCCCAATCCGTGCTCGACTATGGCCGCGAAACCGCGGCGCCGCCCGTGCTGGCGCCGGTGGCCATGCTGGCGCTGGTGGATGACGCGGCTTTCGAGGCCCGCCTGGTCGGCCACCCCGCCATCGGCTTTGCCAACGCGGTGCCTGAATCGCTGGTGCTCAACGTCGATGCCAGCCAGCTCGGCCGCGTCCTGCTCAACCTGCTCAAGAATGCCCGCGAGGCGCTCGAAGCCGCCGGCACCGCGATTGCGTCCCCCCAGGTTTCCGTCACCGTCAGCGAGGACGAAGAAACCGTGACCCTCTCGGTCAGCGACAACGGCCCCGGCCTGCCGCCACGGGCCCGCGAAAACCTCTTCGTCGCCTTCGAGGGCTCGGCCCGTGCCGGCGGCACCGGCCTGGGCCTGGCCATTGCCCGCGAAATCACCGAGGCCCATGGCGGCAAACTGCTGCTGGCCGACCAGCCCACCGGCACCCGCTTCGACCTGATCCTGCCCACCACGCTGCGCGTCGACGTCTGA
- a CDS encoding ABC transporter ATP-binding protein, translating into MADVTITNVKKSYDGKPVLHGIDVALPDGHFVVIVGPSGCGKSTLLRMIAGLEDITAGTIAIGGTVMNDIEPADRGCAMVFQNYALYPHMTVRQNISYPLRLARLPAAERDMRVDHAAKILNLTDYLDRRPAQLSGGQRQRVAMGRAIVREPDVFLFDEPLSNLDALLRVQMRIEIKRLHKRLNATSIFVTHDQVEAMTLADTLIVMNAGRIEQIGSPAEVYRRPASIFVAGFMGAPAMNLLPATVGLGGKVTLDGIANDVAIGQSTLLAGTTLTIGIRPENIALSAVKGQGLPATVDLVEELGGSRVAYCNLDGSEVAVVLPPGDDKIDGNTMWLTFPPQLIQSFDRLSGLRLDVPMKTVSTSSMKREDA; encoded by the coding sequence ATGGCCGATGTCACGATCACCAACGTCAAGAAATCCTATGACGGCAAGCCCGTGCTACATGGCATCGATGTTGCCCTGCCCGACGGCCATTTCGTGGTCATCGTCGGCCCCTCGGGCTGTGGCAAGTCGACCCTGCTGCGGATGATTGCCGGCCTCGAGGACATCACTGCGGGCACCATCGCCATCGGCGGCACCGTGATGAACGACATCGAGCCGGCCGACCGCGGCTGCGCCATGGTGTTCCAGAATTACGCACTCTACCCGCACATGACAGTGCGGCAGAACATTTCCTACCCGCTGCGCCTCGCCAGGCTTCCTGCTGCCGAGCGCGACATGCGCGTCGATCACGCCGCCAAAATCCTCAACCTCACCGATTATCTCGACCGCCGCCCGGCGCAACTGTCCGGCGGCCAGCGCCAGCGTGTTGCCATGGGTCGGGCCATCGTGCGCGAACCCGATGTCTTCCTGTTCGACGAACCGCTCTCCAATCTCGACGCCCTGCTGCGCGTGCAGATGCGCATCGAGATCAAGCGCCTGCACAAACGCCTCAACGCCACTTCCATTTTCGTGACCCATGACCAGGTCGAGGCCATGACCCTGGCCGATACGCTGATCGTCATGAATGCCGGCCGTATCGAGCAGATCGGCTCGCCCGCCGAGGTCTATCGCCGCCCCGCCTCGATCTTTGTCGCCGGCTTCATGGGCGCGCCGGCGATGAACCTTTTGCCAGCCACCGTTGGCCTGGGCGGCAAGGTCACGCTGGACGGCATTGCCAACGACGTGGCGATAGGACAATCGACCCTGCTCGCTGGCACCACGCTGACCATAGGTATCCGCCCCGAAAATATTGCGCTATCGGCTGTGAAGGGACAGGGCCTGCCGGCAACTGTCGATCTGGTCGAAGAACTGGGCGGTTCGCGGGTAGCCTATTGCAACCTCGATGGCAGCGAAGTCGCCGTGGTATTGCCGCCAGGCGATGACAAAATCGACGGCAACACAATGTGGCTGACCTTTCCACCCCAACTGATCCAGAGCTTCGATCGCCTATCCGGCCTGCGCCTCGATGTACCGATGAAGACCGTATCCACGAGCAGCATGAAGCGCGAGGACGCGTAA
- a CDS encoding tyrosine-protein phosphatase has product MQPAPTRHLPIKGTYNVRDLGGYATSGGQTRWRRLLRADALHRLDEEGVETMLASGITTVIDLRHGDELTHQPNPFNGHTAVIYHNISLLDGLAPAQMDEGDVLLELYKLALMRRQPALAQVLRIIADAPPGAVLFHCTAGKDRTGIVAALLLGIAGVEPALIVEDYALTARLIAPIVADITAGAVARGADPASFQRLLASEPATMAATLAFITAEFGSIAAYIERIGLTPITIERLRNRLVGEF; this is encoded by the coding sequence ATGCAACCCGCACCCACCCGTCACCTGCCCATCAAGGGCACCTATAATGTCCGCGACCTAGGCGGCTATGCCACATCCGGCGGCCAGACCCGCTGGCGCCGCCTGCTCCGCGCCGACGCCCTACACCGGCTCGACGAGGAAGGGGTAGAAACGATGCTCGCCTCGGGCATCACCACCGTCATCGATCTCCGGCACGGCGATGAGTTGACCCATCAGCCCAATCCATTCAACGGACATACTGCGGTCATCTATCACAACATCTCCCTGCTCGATGGCCTGGCTCCTGCCCAGATGGACGAGGGCGACGTATTGCTCGAACTCTACAAGCTCGCGCTTATGCGGCGGCAGCCCGCGCTGGCGCAGGTGCTGCGTATCATCGCCGACGCCCCACCCGGTGCCGTCCTCTTCCATTGCACCGCCGGCAAGGACCGTACTGGCATCGTCGCCGCCCTGTTGCTCGGGATTGCCGGCGTGGAACCCGCGCTCATCGTCGAGGACTATGCGCTGACCGCACGCCTCATCGCGCCGATCGTCGCCGACATCACCGCTGGCGCCGTGGCGCGTGGCGCCGACCCCGCGAGCTTCCAGCGCCTGCTGGCCTCCGAGCCCGCCACCATGGCCGCCACCCTTGCTTTCATCACTGCCGAGTTCGGCTCCATCGCTGCCTATATCGAGCGCATCGGACTGACACCGATTACGATCGAACGCCTGCGCAACCGCCTTGTGGGAGAATTCTGA
- a CDS encoding carbohydrate ABC transporter permease → MTTDALARPALARPATLRRISTQSGLNTAAGHLLMVLLSIFCLFPVYWMLVSSFRPANTLFETSLWPTQPSLDNYTRAIDAIPIARMLVNTLVFSAVSTVFQLLTGILAAFAFARWRFPLDKLVYTAVALTWLVPFQVVMIPNYLLIAQMGLLDSVLALILPNIAAALAIMLLAQAMRGFPREVIEAARMDGASNWRILWEVLVPNLRGTIASLAILIFISTWNEYFWPLLLSRTAENSVVQIGIQMFMTAEGNQWGPLMAASTLASLPVLVIYIVLQRQVVQSFMKSGIR, encoded by the coding sequence ATGACAACTGATGCTCTTGCCCGCCCGGCCCTGGCCCGGCCCGCCACTCTGCGTCGCATATCGACCCAATCCGGCCTCAACACGGCCGCGGGCCACCTGCTCATGGTGCTGCTGTCGATCTTCTGCCTGTTTCCGGTCTACTGGATGCTGGTCAGTTCCTTCCGCCCGGCCAATACGCTGTTTGAAACCAGCCTCTGGCCGACCCAGCCCTCGCTCGACAACTACACCCGCGCCATCGACGCCATCCCGATCGCACGGATGCTGGTCAACACCCTGGTCTTCTCCGCGGTTTCGACCGTTTTCCAATTGCTGACCGGCATTCTGGCCGCTTTCGCCTTTGCCCGCTGGCGGTTCCCGCTCGACAAGCTGGTCTATACCGCCGTGGCGCTCACCTGGTTGGTCCCCTTCCAGGTGGTGATGATCCCCAACTACCTGCTGATCGCGCAAATGGGCCTGCTCGATAGCGTGCTTGCGCTCATCCTGCCCAATATTGCCGCGGCGCTCGCCATCATGCTGCTGGCCCAGGCCATGCGCGGTTTCCCCAGGGAAGTTATCGAGGCCGCCCGCATGGATGGCGCCAGCAACTGGCGCATCCTGTGGGAGGTATTGGTGCCCAACCTGCGCGGCACCATCGCCTCGCTGGCCATCCTCATCTTCATTTCGACCTGGAACGAGTATTTCTGGCCTCTGCTGCTCAGCCGCACAGCCGAAAACAGCGTCGTCCAGATCGGCATCCAGATGTTCATGACCGCCGAAGGCAACCAATGGGGACCGCTCATGGCTGCCTCCACGCTGGCCAGCCTGCCGGTTCTCGTCATCTATATCGTCCTGCAGCGTCAGGTCGTCCAATCCTTCATGAAATCCGGAATCCGTTGA
- a CDS encoding carbohydrate ABC transporter permease, which produces MWIYWPLVDAMRLSFYQWNMLPTSPQIFVGWENYQRIFALPKFWQALRNTGVYILGLLPLAVLIPLAIAIYTHDLPERWRNIYRAIIFVPMIIAPVVAAAVWRWLLDPSYGLTNQAIKGMGLDPVKFLSDPDVAIWTVIVITGWKLMGFSTLILSAANANINPTLIEAARMDGAGKWEIIRDVRLPLLSSTVLFLVVMTILLGAQWSFTYINVLTGGGPLGATTNIYYLLWDFGFSTMSVGWGSASAVILFLGFGVVAFVLFRLIDRYSFHDN; this is translated from the coding sequence GTGTGGATTTACTGGCCGCTGGTCGATGCCATGCGGCTCAGCTTCTACCAGTGGAACATGCTGCCCACCTCACCGCAGATCTTTGTCGGCTGGGAAAATTACCAGCGCATTTTCGCCCTGCCCAAGTTCTGGCAGGCCCTGCGCAATACCGGCGTCTATATTCTCGGCCTGCTGCCGCTGGCCGTGCTCATTCCGCTGGCCATCGCCATCTATACCCATGACTTGCCCGAGCGCTGGCGCAACATCTACCGCGCCATTATCTTCGTGCCGATGATCATCGCGCCGGTCGTAGCCGCCGCCGTATGGCGCTGGCTGCTCGATCCCAGCTATGGCCTGACCAACCAGGCCATCAAGGGGATGGGTCTCGATCCCGTGAAGTTTCTCTCCGATCCCGATGTCGCCATCTGGACCGTCATCGTCATTACCGGCTGGAAGCTGATGGGCTTTTCCACCCTCATCCTTTCGGCCGCCAACGCCAACATCAATCCGACGCTGATCGAAGCCGCCCGCATGGACGGCGCCGGCAAATGGGAAATCATCCGCGACGTCCGCCTGCCGCTGCTCAGTTCCACCGTGCTGTTCCTCGTGGTCATGACCATCCTGCTCGGCGCGCAATGGAGCTTCACCTATATCAACGTGCTGACCGGGGGCGGTCCGCTCGGGGCTACTACCAATATCTATTACCTGCTCTGGGATTTTGGCTTCTCCACCATGTCGGTGGGTTGGGGCTCGGCCTCGGCGGTCATTCTCTTCCTTGGCTTCGGCGTCGTGGCCTTTGTGCTGTTCCGCCTGATCGACAGGTATTCCTTCCATGACAACTGA